A stretch of DNA from Candidatus Aminicenantes bacterium:
GACTTTCTATAATTATTCCTACCTACAACGAATCGAAAACAATAGTTTTACTGTTAGAAAAAATAAAATTAATTAGGATCTGCTGAAAAACAATATTTATTTCTGGGAACATTGATCTGGACTGTGTTTACGAGTATAATAGAACTTGAAAAATAATTGTAAAGTGCACGGTTTAATGCTCTTATCCCTTAAAAACCTTGCACTTTTACTTTTCAGAGAACCCCATGTATAAACCCAAGAACCGACAGACCAAGCCTCTGTTTTCCGAGTTGTTGCCGTTCGGCGGCCAGTTGGACGAGATCAACCGCAGGCTGCGTATTGCCAAGCTGCTTCCCTGGGACGAGTTGGAGGGCTGGTAGCGTCGCACTTCTCGCACACAGGCCGGCCGGGCACGGACAGCCGGCTGTTCATCGATTTGATGCTGCTCAAGTACATGACCGGGGTTAGCGACCGGGAGATATTGGAGTCGGTGTTAGAGAACCCGTACATGCAGATGTTTTGCGGATTCGAGCGCTTTGTGACGCGCAGGATGCTGGACACCAGCACGCTGACGCGGCTGCGCAAGAAGGTTGGGGTTGAGTTTTTCCGCGACATGGAAGAGCGGACGTATCGGTTGTTGATCGAGCGCCGCATCATCCGTGCCAAGGGGATGCTGGTCGATACCACGGTGTTCCCGGAAAATGTGAAGTACCCGAGTGACGTGGGGTCGTTGAACATGGCGAGGGAATGGCTGGTGAAGCGGGTGACGGCTATGGGTGGGCGACTTGGGCATCGCTACCGCACCTACAAGTGCACGGCTCGTAAGGTATATCTGAACTTCACCAAGAAAAAAGCAAAACGCAAGAAGACGGTGGAGAAAGCCAAGCGGCAGATGCTGAACTTTGTGCGCCGGCTAATCGGCCAGTTCCATGACGCCAAGACCAAGCTGAGCCAGCTGAGCTGGCTGGCGCTGATCCGCATAAATCAAAACCCTGGTTTGAATGCCGAAGTGCAAAAAGCGGCGCGCATGGAAAAGAACAAGAAGAAGCATCAACCGACGTTCGTTTATTACCGGCTGTTGCAGGGCGTAAAGAACCTGCTTGCCGGGGTGAAAAGAATGTTCCTGTTCCGCTGGAAACGCAGAGCCAGAAAGGTTTTACTCAAAACCACCCCTCCCATGCTCCCATTCCTCATCAGCCCAACTGCTCTTACTTATGACATGGAGTATGGATTATGAAAAAATGGGGTGACGCCAGATTGACTTCAGTTGCAGATTTCTGTATATTCCAATAAGTGTTGTGTGGCAACACCAAGAGAGGGTGATAGAATTGAAAATAATTGATCTCTTAAGAAAAAGGTTAAAGTTGCTGATAACGGGGGAGCGAACAAAATGGCTGAGATTTTCGGTTCTCCTATTCTGTGATGTCGTCATTATTATTTTTTCTATATTTATGGCCATTCAATTACGCTTCGGCTTCACTTTCCCAAAGGTGTATCGCCCCATTTTTTGGCAATGGGTCCTGGCGTTTATCCTGGCCAAGTTTTTATTGTTGTATATTTTAAAATTGTATTCCTTTTCCTTGCGCTATGTGGGTATTGTCGAGTTTTTTCGCCTGATCAAGGCGTTCTTTCTTTTTTTTGCTTTAACAGAAGCGGTGAATCTTTGGCTGCTCCGTGTCTATTTTCCCCCCTGCAGTCTCCCTTCCGGGGTGGTCATCATCGATTCTATAATCAGTTTTTGTTTGTTTGGTTTTATCCGCCTGATTAATCGGCTCTATTATGAGTTTTTTCTGCCCGTGAAAACCAAAGGCAAAAGGACCTTGATCGTGGGCGCCAATTTCAAATCGGAGCGCTTGATCAAAGGTCTGCGCATGGCCAAAGTGGGTTTGGTTCCTTTGCTAATTATTGATAAACATCCGGAAAAAGTGGGTAATGAAATGTACGGTCTGCCGGTCATTGATTATGCCCAGGACATCACCCGTTCCATCCGCCTAAACCGAATCGAAACAGCCCTGATTAATCTTCCCCAAGCCGAACACAAAGAAGTGACAGAGGTATTCAATCGCCTGAAAAAGGCCGGGCTCAACGACATCCGTATCGTCCCGCGTATGGAAGAATGGAAAGAAAGCGTCCACCAGATCCATACCATTAATATCGAGGATCTTCTGGCCCGGCAGGCGATCAAGATTGATTTTCAGGGAGTATCCGAAAAATTGCACGACAAAACGGTTATGGTCACTGGGGCGGCGGGATCCATCGGCTCAGAAATCGTACGTAAGCTGCGCGAGCTCCAGGCGCAGCGGGTAATCGCCATCGACATGGATGAGAGCGGTTTGTTCAATCTGCAGCAGGAACTTTTGCCCTACTTGACTGCCGGACAGCGCTTTATCTATGTGGTCGTTTCCATCTGCAATCGTCACAAAATGCATGACCTTTTCCGAGTTTATGGTCCGCAAATTGTTTTCCATGCAGCGGCTTACAAGCATGTGCCGTTGATGGAGGAATTCCCCGAAGAAGCTATTCGGACGAATGTGCTAGGCACTTATGAACTGACTTTGCTGGCCGAGCAATACAAGGTGGAAAAATTCGTCAACATTTCCACCGACAAGGCGGTGAAACCCCGCAGTATAATGGGTACCAGCAAGCGGCTGGCTGAGATGATCTGCCAGGGCATGAACCAATCGTCCACCCACTTCATATCGGTCCGCTTCGGTAATGTCCTCGGCAGCCGCGGCAGCGTAGTGCCGCTGTTTATCGAGCAAATCCGCCGCGGTGGGCCGATCACGGTCACCCATCCGGACATGTGCCGTTATTTTATGACCATTCCCGAGGCGGTGCTGCTGGTCATGCAGGCGCAGTTTTTGAGCCAGGGCGGAGAAGTGTTTGTCCTGGAAATGGGCGAGCCGGTGCGGATTGTTGAATTGGCTCAAAACCTCATCCGACTTAACGGCCTTGAACCAGGTAAGGATATTGAAATAGTATTTACCGGACTCAGACCGGGAGAGAAAATACGCGAGGAGCTTTTAACGGCCGAGGAAGGTGTCGTAAAAACCATTCATAATAAAATATTTATTGCCAAGTTCAAAAAGCAACCTGCGGCGAATGATTTGCAAGGGGTCATTGCCGAGCTCCAAAAAGCTATTAATGAACCAAATGAGATTCGGAAAATTATTGACCGTTTTGTGCAGACCATTTGACTTGATTGAGAAAAAAATCCAATGTAGTGTAAAGCTGCAATGATTTTTAGATTGTATCAAA
This window harbors:
- a CDS encoding nucleoside-diphosphate sugar epimerase/dehydratase; amino-acid sequence: MAIQLRFGFTFPKVYRPIFWQWVLAFILAKFLLLYILKLYSFSLRYVGIVEFFRLIKAFFLFFALTEAVNLWLLRVYFPPCSLPSGVVIIDSIISFCLFGFIRLINRLYYEFFLPVKTKGKRTLIVGANFKSERLIKGLRMAKVGLVPLLIIDKHPEKVGNEMYGLPVIDYAQDITRSIRLNRIETALINLPQAEHKEVTEVFNRLKKAGLNDIRIVPRMEEWKESVHQIHTINIEDLLARQAIKIDFQGVSEKLHDKTVMVTGAAGSIGSEIVRKLRELQAQRVIAIDMDESGLFNLQQELLPYLTAGQRFIYVVVSICNRHKMHDLFRVYGPQIVFHAAAYKHVPLMEEFPEEAIRTNVLGTYELTLLAEQYKVEKFVNISTDKAVKPRSIMGTSKRLAEMICQGMNQSSTHFISVRFGNVLGSRGSVVPLFIEQIRRGGPITVTHPDMCRYFMTIPEAVLLVMQAQFLSQGGEVFVLEMGEPVRIVELAQNLIRLNGLEPGKDIEIVFTGLRPGEKIREELLTAEEGVVKTIHNKIFIAKFKKQPAANDLQGVIAELQKAINEPNEIRKIIDRFVQTI
- a CDS encoding transposase translates to MVASHFSHTGRPGTDSRLFIDLMLLKYMTGVSDREILESVLENPYMQMFCGFERFVTRRMLDTSTLTRLRKKVGVEFFRDMEERTYRLLIERRIIRAKGMLVDTTVFPENVKYPSDVGSLNMAREWLVKRVTAMGGRLGHRYRTYKCTARKVYLNFTKKKAKRKKTVEKAKRQMLNFVRRLIGQFHDAKTKLSQLSWLALIRINQNPGLNAEVQKAARMEKNKKKHQPTFVYYRLLQGVKNLLAGVKRMFLFRWKRRARKVLLKTTPPMLPFLISPTALTYDMEYGL